A single window of Mugil cephalus isolate CIBA_MC_2020 chromosome 1, CIBA_Mcephalus_1.1, whole genome shotgun sequence DNA harbors:
- the LOC125016499 gene encoding lamin-A-like isoform X1 has protein sequence MEEIKDEKNKAAVSLSIWPILSSGSNKLKEENSCSSVTLETSGDIIAVINDKYNCICLNNESDQDKPLGGRQLKVQINNSEPITYTFDPSVKLKAGNPVTLYHPDNDQRYAFPRDLMWKDLKPWKSGARVQVSLQ, from the exons atggaggagataaaagatgag aaaaacaaagctgctgtttcTTTGTCTATCTGGCCTATCTTG TCGTCTGGTTCCAACAAACTGAAGGAGGAG aacagctgcagctcagtcaCTCTGGAGACGTCAGGAGACATCATTGCTGTCATTAATGACAAATACAACTGTATCTGTCTGAATAACGagtctgatcag gacaaaccactgggaggacgtcagttaaaagtccagatcaacaatagtgaacccatcacatacacatttgatccatcaGTGAAACTCAAGGCTGGAAACCCtgttact ttatacCATCCAGACAATGACCAGCGTTATGCTTTCCCTCGTGACCTGATGTGGAAGGACTTGAAGCCCTGGAAGTCTGGAGccagagtccaggtctctctgcagtga